A part of Thermocrinis albus DSM 14484 genomic DNA contains:
- the hemC gene encoding hydroxymethylbilane synthase, translating into MHIRIGTRRSQLALWQANYVKRKLEDMGHTVELVPITTTGDKITDAPLAKIGGKGLFVKEIEEALLRGDIDVAVHSLKDVPTKLPDGLTLGAITERELPYDVLISRDGQRLENLPTGAVVGTSSLRRKVQIKRMRRDLVIKDLRGNVDTRIRKLDEGQYDAIVLAYAGIRRMGWENRIVQILEDFIPAVGQGSMAVEIREDDEKIREVISLLDHRESRIRVEAERAFLEVMEGGCQVPMGAIAWLDGSRLFMKGFLSDLEGENFVEAYVEGNVEKAQLLGRELAEKILSQGGRSILESIL; encoded by the coding sequence ATGCACATAAGGATAGGTACGAGAAGGAGCCAACTGGCTCTATGGCAGGCCAACTACGTTAAGAGAAAACTGGAGGATATGGGACACACTGTAGAGCTTGTTCCCATTACCACCACGGGAGATAAGATTACCGACGCACCTTTGGCCAAGATAGGTGGAAAGGGACTCTTCGTTAAAGAGATAGAAGAGGCTCTTCTAAGAGGAGATATAGATGTGGCTGTTCACTCTCTGAAGGATGTGCCCACCAAACTGCCCGATGGCCTCACACTGGGTGCTATAACGGAGAGGGAACTGCCCTACGATGTTCTTATCTCAAGGGATGGTCAGAGGCTGGAGAACCTACCTACCGGCGCCGTGGTAGGGACATCCTCACTCAGAAGGAAGGTACAGATAAAGAGGATGAGGAGAGATCTGGTGATAAAAGATCTGAGGGGGAACGTGGACACTCGTATAAGAAAACTGGACGAGGGGCAGTACGATGCCATAGTGCTGGCCTACGCAGGGATAAGACGCATGGGGTGGGAGAACAGAATAGTTCAGATTTTGGAAGATTTCATACCGGCGGTAGGGCAAGGGAGTATGGCTGTAGAGATAAGAGAGGATGACGAGAAGATAAGGGAAGTGATCTCTCTACTGGATCATAGGGAGAGTAGAATAAGGGTGGAGGCAGAGAGGGCCTTTTTGGAGGTTATGGAGGGAGGTTGTCAGGTACCTATGGGTGCCATAGCGTGGCTTGATGGAAGCAGGCTCTTTATGAAGGGTTTTCTTTCAGACTTAGAGGGAGAGAATTTTGTGGAGGCTTACGTAGAGGGAAATGTAGAAAAAGCACAACTTTTGGGGAGAGAACTGGCCGAGAAAATACTGTCGCAGGGTGGTCGTAGCATTTTGGAGAGTATACTTTAA
- the acpS gene encoding holo-ACP synthase, protein MLGVDIVSNRRIKEAVEKFGERFLRRVYTQREIEYCFSQRDPYPCLAARWACKEAVMKAVYAELKTMLTWKDIEVNGVRFHPPDVKILRQDLRERLKLYKLVVSISHERDYSVAVAQLMRVGATCD, encoded by the coding sequence GTGTTGGGAGTAGATATAGTGAGCAACAGAAGAATAAAGGAAGCTGTAGAGAAGTTCGGAGAGCGCTTTCTGAGGAGAGTGTACACGCAGAGGGAGATAGAGTACTGTTTCTCCCAGAGGGATCCCTACCCTTGTCTGGCAGCACGGTGGGCTTGTAAGGAAGCCGTCATGAAGGCGGTGTATGCAGAGTTAAAGACTATGTTGACGTGGAAGGATATAGAGGTGAACGGTGTAAGGTTTCATCCACCTGACGTAAAGATACTGCGCCAGGACCTTCGGGAAAGGCTCAAACTCTACAAACTGGTGGTATCTATATCTCATGAAAGGGATTATTCGGTAGCTGTGGCTCAGTTAATGAGGGTAGGGGCCACATGTGATTAA
- the thiD gene encoding bifunctional hydroxymethylpyrimidine kinase/phosphomethylpyrimidine kinase, translating into MLPRALTIAGSDSGGGAGIQADLKTFTVLGVYGMTAITCVTVQNTVGVFGVVEIPPEVVYQQIKVVAEDIGVDALKTGMLYSQQTVEAVAKAVKELKLNNLVVDPVMRAKSGDPLLKPEAVEALVEHLIPLATLITPNIPEAEDLTGMRIRSVEDMEKACLRLMEYGCKAVLLKGGHMEGDKVTDVFYDGKSFEYIQHEKVTTKNTHGTGCTLSAAITAFLAKGLPLEKAVRMGVSYLLRAISTAPSLGKGHGPLNHMWPLPSLTEPQLPNNPFHEI; encoded by the coding sequence ATGTTGCCACGGGCTTTAACTATAGCCGGCTCTGACAGTGGTGGAGGTGCGGGTATACAAGCTGATCTGAAGACTTTTACCGTATTGGGTGTGTATGGTATGACGGCCATTACTTGTGTGACTGTCCAAAACACTGTGGGAGTCTTTGGTGTTGTGGAAATCCCACCAGAGGTGGTATATCAGCAGATAAAGGTGGTGGCTGAGGATATAGGAGTGGATGCCCTCAAGACGGGTATGCTCTACAGTCAACAGACAGTGGAGGCTGTTGCCAAGGCGGTAAAAGAGTTAAAACTCAACAACTTGGTAGTGGATCCTGTGATGAGGGCCAAGTCGGGAGATCCTCTTCTAAAACCTGAGGCGGTAGAGGCTCTTGTGGAACATCTCATCCCTCTAGCTACCCTCATCACACCCAACATACCAGAGGCGGAAGATCTTACAGGTATGAGAATAAGGAGTGTGGAAGATATGGAGAAGGCCTGTCTTAGACTCATGGAGTACGGCTGTAAGGCTGTTCTCCTGAAGGGAGGACATATGGAGGGTGATAAGGTTACGGATGTTTTCTATGACGGCAAGAGTTTTGAATACATCCAACACGAAAAGGTGACCACTAAAAACACGCACGGTACAGGATGTACCCTTTCCGCTGCCATCACTGCCTTTTTAGCAAAGGGTCTGCCTTTGGAAAAAGCGGTGAGGATGGGTGTAAGTTATCTTCTACGAGCCATAAGTACAGCTCCCTCCTTAGGGAAAGGGCACGGCCCCCTTAATCACATGTGGCCCCTACCCTCATTAACTGAGCCACAGCTACCGAATAATCCCTTTCATGAGATATAG
- the bamA gene encoding outer membrane protein assembly factor BamA, giving the protein MEVSGNRYVPDELILSIIRAREGVTYTPDLVREDIRRLYRTGFFDKVEVYGEKVGDKINLYYRVEDLPVIYRIEFVGNKKIKSEDLEKKIGIETEVGKINIEELTKGYTSSPAVEEKVEIQRRLTLGRVLSKEEMEIIKRRIIQAYAREGYPNVEVYYQLVPKKGASKLVYIIKEGEPEYVGSITFEGNKSFRSGRLKDLMETKEPSLLAFRFRPPFSEEILKDDVQKIKEFYKSEGFLEADVSYSIKKEGNRYSITIKVKEGPRYKLKELKLEGNTYFSTTELVGNTLKKNKGGYFREEVIQKIIQNIKDKYSQLGFLMVNVQEEPQVDPEKKEVSVLMRIEEGEPVYADRIEVRGNYETRDYVIRRELRFQEGDLVNQKEIDRSRTRIFNLGYYQDVDIEPFPADRNKWDFVAKVRERFTGQFSVGLGYNQITKVSGFVALRKGNFLGTGDIAGISVSYGSHYKDNSFSYTRKWFLNKPIDLTGSVYDRRIDYTTYTVSRTGLDLSLSREIKEYWRFTVGTSIQRVRYSNISPSASVVLRQEEGTRQSRKLFLGITRDTRDNYLFPTKGSITDISYSVAVPVLGGTERFNKVVLSHQRFIKDTWLDTGLIFSFKGVLGVVEPYGGKTVPLDERFFVGGDFTIRGYKYGYAGPLDPNVHEPVGAKKELILSFEANYPIYKNVLYGAVFYDTGLGFNDWKELKTQNLRGGFGVGVRFITPFAPIKLDLAFKTKKVPGDTSRTKLHFVLGVFF; this is encoded by the coding sequence GTGGAGGTGAGCGGTAATCGTTATGTTCCTGATGAACTCATCCTCTCCATAATAAGAGCGAGGGAAGGTGTTACCTATACACCGGATCTGGTGAGAGAGGACATAAGGAGGCTCTACAGAACAGGGTTCTTCGATAAGGTAGAGGTTTACGGTGAGAAGGTGGGCGACAAGATAAATCTCTACTACAGAGTAGAGGATCTTCCTGTCATATACAGGATAGAGTTCGTAGGTAACAAAAAGATAAAGTCCGAAGACCTGGAGAAAAAGATAGGTATAGAGACTGAGGTAGGTAAGATAAACATAGAGGAGTTAACCAAAGGTTATACCTCCTCACCCGCTGTGGAGGAAAAGGTAGAGATCCAAAGAAGACTCACGCTGGGGCGCGTTCTCAGTAAAGAGGAGATGGAGATTATTAAAAGGCGCATAATACAGGCGTACGCTCGCGAAGGTTATCCTAACGTGGAGGTTTATTACCAGCTTGTCCCTAAGAAAGGTGCTTCTAAACTGGTCTACATCATCAAAGAGGGTGAGCCTGAGTACGTAGGAAGTATTACTTTTGAGGGTAACAAGAGTTTCAGAAGCGGTAGACTAAAAGATCTTATGGAGACAAAGGAACCCAGCTTACTGGCTTTCCGTTTTCGTCCTCCTTTCAGTGAGGAGATCCTTAAAGATGACGTACAAAAAATAAAGGAGTTTTACAAATCAGAGGGCTTTCTGGAAGCGGACGTGAGTTACAGTATCAAAAAGGAAGGCAACAGGTACAGCATCACCATAAAGGTGAAGGAAGGGCCACGTTACAAACTTAAGGAGCTGAAACTGGAAGGGAACACTTACTTTAGTACCACAGAGCTTGTGGGAAACACACTGAAGAAGAATAAAGGTGGTTACTTCAGGGAAGAAGTTATCCAGAAGATAATACAGAACATAAAGGACAAGTACTCCCAACTGGGATTTCTCATGGTGAACGTTCAAGAGGAGCCTCAGGTAGATCCCGAGAAGAAAGAGGTCAGTGTTCTGATGCGTATAGAGGAGGGCGAACCTGTGTATGCCGATAGAATAGAAGTAAGGGGTAACTATGAGACGAGGGACTACGTCATAAGAAGAGAGCTGAGGTTTCAGGAAGGAGATCTCGTCAACCAAAAGGAGATAGATAGGTCCAGAACCAGGATCTTTAACCTCGGTTACTATCAGGATGTAGATATAGAACCTTTTCCTGCTGACAGAAACAAGTGGGACTTTGTGGCAAAGGTGAGAGAGAGGTTTACCGGTCAGTTCTCGGTAGGTTTAGGATACAACCAGATCACTAAAGTGTCGGGTTTTGTGGCCTTGCGCAAGGGTAACTTTTTGGGAACAGGTGATATTGCGGGTATATCGGTGTCTTACGGCAGCCATTATAAGGATAACTCTTTCTCCTACACACGCAAGTGGTTCCTCAACAAACCTATAGACTTAACGGGATCTGTGTATGACAGAAGGATAGACTATACCACCTACACGGTCAGCCGTACAGGTCTTGACCTTTCTCTTTCCAGAGAGATAAAGGAATATTGGCGCTTTACGGTAGGCACCAGCATACAGAGGGTACGCTACTCTAACATATCACCTTCTGCCTCTGTGGTTCTGCGTCAGGAAGAAGGAACAAGACAGTCCAGAAAACTCTTCTTGGGTATAACAAGAGACACCAGAGACAACTACCTCTTTCCCACTAAAGGTTCCATCACCGATATTAGTTACTCGGTGGCTGTACCTGTACTGGGCGGTACGGAGAGGTTCAACAAGGTGGTGCTGTCTCACCAGCGGTTTATAAAGGACACGTGGCTGGACACAGGTCTTATATTCAGCTTTAAGGGAGTGCTGGGTGTTGTGGAGCCATACGGAGGAAAGACTGTACCTCTGGACGAGCGCTTCTTTGTAGGTGGGGACTTTACCATAAGGGGTTACAAGTACGGATATGCGGGTCCACTGGATCCTAATGTCCACGAACCTGTGGGAGCAAAGAAAGAACTCATTTTATCCTTTGAGGCCAACTATCCTATCTACAAAAATGTCCTCTACGGAGCTGTCTTTTATGACACAGGTCTTGGTTTCAATGACTGGAAAGAGTTGAAGACCCAGAATCTCAGGGGTGGTTTTGGTGTAGGTGTAAGGTTCATAACACCCTTTGCACCCATTAAACTGGACCTGGCCTTTAAGACCAAAAAGGTTCCGGGGGACACCTCCCGAACCAAGCTACACTTCGTTTTGGGTGTGTTTTTCTGA
- the purM gene encoding phosphoribosylformylglycinamidine cyclo-ligase, with translation MGKLTYKQAGVDEEKAQRFVNFIKERVSSMPFEVKLLGSFASGVKIPPMKRPVVMMSTDGVGTKLLVAQKVGIHSTVGIDLVAMNVNDVITSGAIPIAFLDYIAFGDVTEEVLRSVMEGILEGCRRAEVPLVGGETAQMPDFYPLGVYDLVGFCVGICEEDELITGSSIREGDLLLAIPSSGFHSNGYSLIRKVLEVKKVDYHHYLQEWGKTVAEVLLEPTRIYWEDIKKLRTAKLMPKAMVHVTGGGIPGNLIRVLPEGIKARVDRSVIGERFPFSWIKKLGEIEEEEMFRVFNMGVGFILVVDKDHLDKVTETLPDAFIIGEVLRGERSVEIL, from the coding sequence ATGGGTAAGTTAACTTACAAACAGGCAGGTGTGGATGAGGAGAAAGCTCAGAGGTTCGTGAACTTCATAAAGGAAAGGGTCAGCAGTATGCCCTTTGAGGTAAAGTTGCTGGGGAGCTTTGCCAGTGGTGTGAAAATTCCTCCCATGAAGAGGCCGGTGGTGATGATGTCCACCGACGGTGTGGGAACAAAGCTTTTAGTGGCTCAAAAGGTAGGTATACACAGCACGGTGGGTATAGATCTTGTTGCCATGAATGTCAACGATGTTATAACCTCAGGTGCTATTCCCATAGCTTTCCTGGATTACATAGCTTTTGGAGATGTAACTGAAGAGGTGCTTAGGTCTGTCATGGAGGGTATACTGGAAGGTTGCAGGAGGGCCGAGGTTCCCCTTGTGGGGGGTGAAACCGCTCAGATGCCGGACTTTTATCCGCTCGGTGTGTACGATCTTGTGGGCTTTTGTGTTGGTATCTGTGAGGAAGATGAGCTTATAACAGGAAGCTCCATAAGAGAGGGTGATCTCCTTTTAGCAATTCCATCCTCCGGTTTTCACAGTAACGGTTACTCTCTCATCAGAAAGGTTCTTGAGGTGAAGAAGGTGGACTATCATCACTATCTACAAGAGTGGGGCAAAACTGTGGCAGAGGTGCTTTTAGAACCTACTCGCATATACTGGGAAGACATAAAGAAACTACGGACCGCAAAGCTGATGCCAAAGGCTATGGTGCACGTAACGGGGGGAGGCATCCCTGGTAATTTGATAAGGGTGTTACCTGAGGGCATAAAGGCGCGTGTAGATAGATCCGTTATAGGTGAGAGGTTCCCTTTCTCTTGGATAAAGAAACTGGGTGAGATAGAAGAGGAGGAGATGTTTAGAGTCTTCAACATGGGTGTAGGTTTCATCTTGGTGGTAGACAAAGATCATTTGGATAAAGTAACTGAAACCTTACCCGATGCATTTATAATAGGTGAGGTATTGAGGGGAGAAAGAAGTGTGGAGATCCTTTAG
- the thpR gene encoding RNA 2',3'-cyclic phosphodiesterase, translating to MVRVFVGSFTTKRIQEQVELIKEKAERHIKGKWVEPQNYHITYQFIGEVEESKLLDIVKALQEVVQKQKPVKVKYRSLGVFPDVERARVLWIGVAEGHNQLKNLARDVINATRRVGIKTDGKPFYPHVTVCRIKEYDKRWLKNFLRQHQNTFFGEDTIESIALVKSSLTSVGPIYTVLEEFYFHG from the coding sequence ATGGTAAGAGTTTTTGTTGGGTCCTTCACCACTAAAAGGATTCAGGAGCAGGTGGAGTTGATAAAGGAGAAAGCTGAACGTCACATAAAAGGTAAGTGGGTGGAACCTCAAAACTACCACATTACCTATCAGTTTATAGGTGAGGTGGAGGAAAGTAAACTTTTGGATATAGTGAAGGCTCTTCAGGAAGTGGTTCAAAAGCAAAAACCGGTGAAGGTAAAGTATAGGTCTTTGGGTGTTTTCCCTGATGTTGAAAGGGCAAGGGTGTTGTGGATAGGTGTAGCGGAGGGTCATAACCAGCTTAAGAACCTGGCAAGGGACGTTATCAACGCCACAAGGCGTGTGGGCATAAAGACAGATGGTAAGCCGTTCTATCCCCACGTGACTGTGTGTCGTATAAAGGAGTACGATAAGAGGTGGTTAAAGAACTTCCTCCGCCAACACCAGAACACTTTTTTTGGAGAGGATACCATAGAGAGCATAGCTCTCGTTAAGAGCAGTCTTACTTCTGTAGGTCCAATATACACGGTACTGGAGGAGTTTTATTTCCATGGGTAA
- a CDS encoding DUF190 domain-containing protein — protein MKSVKLYEMKKVEIIVRGEDLDFVLDLLDRAGATGYTIIHNLSGKGSHGFHEGHLLFNEEDTLVMVISVMPENLVEAVLEGITPFLNKHSGVVFVSSVMVSRVGKFGDVPTKADGGT, from the coding sequence ATGAAAAGTGTAAAACTCTATGAGATGAAGAAGGTGGAAATAATCGTTAGAGGTGAGGACTTAGACTTTGTTTTGGATCTATTGGACAGAGCTGGTGCCACTGGCTACACCATAATACATAACCTGTCTGGAAAAGGAAGTCACGGTTTTCACGAAGGCCACCTTCTGTTTAATGAAGAGGACACTCTTGTAATGGTCATTTCAGTAATGCCAGAGAATCTTGTTGAAGCTGTGCTTGAAGGTATTACTCCTTTCCTTAATAAGCATTCAGGTGTTGTGTTTGTAAGTAGTGTTATGGTTAGCAGGGTAGGAAAGTTTGGTGATGTACCAACAAAAGCAGATGGAGGGACTTAA
- a CDS encoding DUF2309 domain-containing protein, protein MEKGRKLYIRSLVNMAAEPIAYFWPMRTFITRNPLRGLEDKPFKDALKEGELLFGGRGYLRREDYRYLYSKGYMKDEFLREGIRKFLSSMELKLELPYEELLFTLFVDNIKEPALNDLYKGKVDEKILNALMEHFTEDPAQVCRDILLSIGLKHTLQDIIELLTGKNLSQTIDELTIKTAFDFLDEGQSTIDMPGRGAGFYKAWRELAKRNLRFFLWAGKSLKDMVEAFQEPEPAIEYVLTSFELPQALWEGYISLELARLKGIAGFIKWRSHNKFYYWQKVHPVDMVDYTAIRLLIAKAVIDAHKKGLPFEPTYRALEEFLNKERARAYLLYELGTKRCPPQLWDRMKDYLKKPHEKVEEYVRAKAEILALSYYLFLTNWTRKVGIDINSLTADHLLELMKVYEKFKEEEGYIYLRALEDTHIDKLVKLIRAPQEETQERPLAQAFFCIDVRSERFRRHLESLGRYQTYGIAGFFGVPVAMVNLQKGHEEFLCPVIVTPRNVVFEVPYNKRGVEKERVASHIFHSVKDHVLAPFVAVEMLGFAFGFDFLGKTFLPEKYLRFKDLAFKDYTKTSLIVNKLSDEEIQQIIQSYYSTLIRTVLRERFGMQTINDEMVNQVYEACLNGGNTLSENLKEVVELLREKYKVERGYVELFRERLKSVGFTKEEQAFLISTALKSIGLTKEFAPIVLVLGHESRSENNPYESALDCGACGGASGIYNARIFCIMANDHVVRQIMAQRYGLEIPPYTVFIPGVHNTTTDEVFLYDLEFLPAEYIPLIDKIIQDLQVAKDLTLQERAKTLDTKNTQDVYKKAYDWSEVRPEWGLSGNYAFIIGRRSITKLANLDGRVFLHSYDYRVDKKGFLLENILAGPAVVGQWINSEYYFSTVDNEVYGSGSKVYHNVVGRIGVMTGNYSDLRTGLPAQTVLKEGKPFHIPIRYTLIVEAPFELARNAINKIRKIRDLMQNGWINLLIFDPEKEIFYRYLEGVWVEYFKKEEVKA, encoded by the coding sequence ATGGAGAAAGGAAGAAAGCTATACATAAGGTCCCTTGTAAATATGGCCGCTGAACCCATAGCTTACTTCTGGCCTATGAGGACTTTCATAACCCGCAATCCCCTAAGAGGATTGGAAGACAAACCCTTTAAGGATGCCCTCAAAGAGGGTGAGCTTTTGTTTGGTGGCAGAGGTTATCTTAGAAGAGAAGACTACAGGTACCTCTACTCCAAAGGCTACATGAAGGATGAATTTCTAAGGGAGGGTATAAGAAAATTTCTTTCTTCTATGGAGCTCAAACTGGAGCTTCCTTACGAAGAACTACTTTTTACTCTTTTTGTCGATAACATAAAAGAGCCTGCTTTAAATGATCTGTACAAAGGGAAAGTTGACGAGAAAATTCTAAACGCCCTTATGGAACACTTTACAGAAGACCCTGCTCAAGTTTGCAGAGATATTTTACTTTCCATAGGTCTGAAGCATACTCTACAGGACATTATAGAACTTTTGACAGGTAAAAACCTTTCTCAAACCATAGATGAACTTACCATAAAGACAGCTTTTGATTTCCTGGACGAGGGACAGTCTACTATAGATATGCCTGGCAGAGGTGCTGGTTTTTACAAGGCTTGGAGAGAGTTAGCCAAAAGGAATCTAAGATTTTTCTTATGGGCAGGAAAGAGCCTAAAAGATATGGTAGAGGCTTTCCAAGAGCCTGAACCTGCTATAGAGTATGTGCTGACGTCTTTTGAACTACCCCAAGCCCTTTGGGAAGGATACATAAGTCTTGAACTTGCACGCCTGAAAGGTATAGCAGGTTTTATAAAGTGGCGCTCTCACAACAAGTTCTATTACTGGCAAAAAGTTCACCCTGTTGACATGGTAGATTACACAGCCATAAGACTTTTGATAGCAAAGGCGGTAATAGATGCCCACAAAAAGGGTCTTCCTTTTGAACCCACCTACAGAGCGTTAGAGGAGTTTTTAAACAAAGAGCGTGCCAGAGCTTATCTTTTGTACGAACTTGGCACCAAAAGGTGCCCACCACAGCTTTGGGACCGTATGAAGGATTACCTCAAAAAGCCTCACGAAAAAGTAGAGGAATATGTAAGAGCAAAGGCAGAAATTTTAGCCTTGAGCTACTACCTGTTTTTAACCAACTGGACGAGAAAAGTAGGTATAGACATAAACAGTCTCACCGCAGATCACCTTCTTGAGCTCATGAAAGTATACGAAAAGTTCAAAGAAGAGGAGGGATACATATACCTCAGAGCTCTTGAGGATACACACATAGATAAGCTTGTAAAGCTCATAAGAGCACCCCAAGAGGAGACACAAGAAAGACCACTAGCTCAGGCGTTTTTCTGTATAGATGTACGCTCCGAGCGTTTCAGGAGACATCTCGAAAGCTTAGGTAGATATCAAACTTACGGTATAGCCGGTTTCTTCGGTGTGCCTGTTGCTATGGTGAATCTGCAAAAGGGACACGAAGAGTTCCTTTGTCCCGTAATAGTAACTCCCAGGAATGTGGTTTTTGAAGTACCCTACAACAAAAGAGGAGTAGAAAAGGAAAGAGTAGCAAGTCATATCTTCCATAGCGTGAAAGATCACGTATTGGCACCCTTTGTGGCGGTAGAAATGTTGGGATTTGCCTTTGGCTTTGATTTCTTGGGAAAGACCTTTCTGCCGGAGAAGTATCTTAGGTTTAAGGATTTAGCTTTTAAAGATTACACAAAAACGTCCCTGATAGTGAACAAGCTTTCTGATGAAGAAATACAGCAGATAATACAATCCTACTATTCTACCCTCATAAGAACCGTATTACGAGAACGCTTTGGAATGCAAACTATCAACGATGAGATGGTGAATCAGGTGTACGAAGCCTGCTTGAATGGTGGAAACACTCTTTCCGAAAACCTTAAGGAAGTAGTTGAACTTTTGAGAGAGAAATACAAAGTGGAGCGTGGTTATGTAGAACTTTTCAGAGAAAGGTTAAAAAGTGTAGGTTTCACAAAGGAAGAGCAGGCCTTCCTTATATCCACAGCTCTTAAAAGCATAGGTTTAACCAAAGAGTTCGCCCCAATAGTGTTGGTGCTAGGGCACGAAAGTAGGTCCGAAAACAACCCCTATGAGTCTGCTTTAGACTGTGGCGCTTGTGGTGGTGCTTCTGGCATCTATAACGCAAGGATATTCTGCATTATGGCCAATGATCACGTGGTAAGGCAGATAATGGCTCAAAGGTACGGATTGGAGATACCGCCATATACAGTATTCATACCAGGAGTTCATAACACTACTACAGATGAAGTATTCCTCTATGATCTTGAGTTTTTACCTGCAGAATACATTCCGCTGATTGACAAAATAATCCAAGACCTTCAAGTAGCTAAGGACCTTACCCTTCAGGAAAGAGCTAAAACTTTGGATACAAAGAACACTCAGGATGTGTACAAGAAGGCTTACGATTGGTCAGAGGTCAGACCCGAATGGGGTCTTTCTGGAAACTACGCCTTCATCATAGGGAGGAGAAGCATAACAAAACTGGCCAATTTAGACGGTAGAGTGTTCTTACACTCTTACGACTACCGTGTTGATAAAAAAGGGTTTCTGCTGGAAAATATACTCGCAGGTCCTGCGGTAGTAGGTCAGTGGATAAATTCGGAATACTACTTCTCCACAGTGGACAACGAAGTCTACGGTAGTGGAAGCAAGGTCTACCATAACGTGGTGGGAAGGATAGGCGTAATGACAGGTAATTACAGTGACTTGAGAACAGGTTTACCTGCCCAAACAGTACTAAAAGAGGGTAAACCTTTCCACATACCCATAAGATACACCCTCATCGTAGAAGCCCCCTTTGAGTTAGCAAGGAATGCCATCAACAAAATAAGAAAGATAAGGGATCTTATGCAAAACGGCTGGATAAATCTCCTTATCTTTGATCCGGAGAAGGAAATCTTTTATAGGTACTTAGAAGGTGTTTGGGTTGAATACTTCAAAAAAGAGGAGGTGAAAGCATGA